The following is a genomic window from Terriglobales bacterium.
CGCTCCATCAGAGCAGGATCGAGCCCGGTTTTTTCCGCCAGCTCCTGACCGGTGCTGTACTGGCGAATTAGTGTGGCCAGGCGGGAATGCAATTCCTCCGCCACAGCCTTCTTTTGCGCAAACAGATTCTGAGTCTCGCCCGGATCTTTGGTCAAGTCGTAGAGCTCTGGTTTGGGCGCGTCAATAAAATGATAATTCTCGGTCTCCGCCCCACGAAGCTCGCTCCAGTTGAAGTGCAAGCGTGGCAGGAAGGTTTCCGCATACAGGCTGCGCGATTCATTTTGCTTCGTAGGCCCTATCAGCGCCAGCAGGCTACGGCCTTGCACCTGTGCCGGGACATCGATTTTTGAGATCTGCAGGATAGTTGGCATCAGGTCCGCCAAGCTGACCAGGTCGGGGACGGTTTTCGCGGAAGCACTGCCTGGCAAATGAAAGATCAGCGGCACGTGGAGCGTCGCATTGTAGATGAAGAATCCGTGAGTCTTCTCTCCGTGCTCGCCCAGGCTCTCGCCGTGATCCCCACTCAGCACGATCATGGTGCGCTCATATAGATTTTTCTGTTTCAGAAACTGAATCAGGCGGCCCACCTGGGCGTCCGCAAAAGCTATTTCTCCATCGTAAGGACGATCTTTATATTCACCGCTATAGGGTGCCGGCGGTCGGTAAGGATAGTGAGGATCGTACAAATGCATCCAGAGAAAAAACTTGTTCTGATAGTTCTTGCTAAGCCAATCTAGTGTGACATCCGCGACCATATTGCCGGGACGCTCCATTTCATCGAGATTCGATTCTTGCAGGCGGCTGAAGTCGAAGTGGTCGTAATAAAAGTCAAAACCGTGGTTCAACCCAAAGCGCGAGTCGAGCACCGCCGACCCGATCACCGCACCCGTCGTGTATCCCTGCTGTTTGAGAACCGAAGCGAGTGTGGGTTGGTCGGGACTGAGCTTGTTCGCGGCAAAATCGTGAATCCCACTGAACATAGGATACGTGCCCGTGAAGATCACGGTGTGCGCGGGCAGCGTCACTGGCACCGGGGTGTAAGCCCGTTCAAAGCGGAGACCGTCGGCGGCAAGCGCATCGATATTGGGGGTGTGAATTTGCTTGTACCCGTAG
Proteins encoded in this region:
- a CDS encoding sulfatase; protein product: MASSRCSLSLLIASLLLWVPASLAAANVAPNVVVITIDTLRADHLGCYGYKQIHTPNIDALAADGLRFERAYTPVPVTLPAHTVIFTGTYPMFSGIHDFAANKLSPDQPTLASVLKQQGYTTGAVIGSAVLDSRFGLNHGFDFYYDHFDFSRLQESNLDEMERPGNMVADVTLDWLSKNYQNKFFLWMHLYDPHYPYRPPAPYSGEYKDRPYDGEIAFADAQVGRLIQFLKQKNLYERTMIVLSGDHGESLGEHGEKTHGFFIYNATLHVPLIFHLPGSASAKTVPDLVSLADLMPTILQISKIDVPAQVQGRSLLALIGPTKQNESRSLYAETFLPRLHFNWSELRGAETENYHFIDAPKPELYDLTKDPGETQNLFAQKKAVAEELHSRLATLIRQYSTGQELAEKTGLDPALMERLKSLGYAGFSGGGSPTITGRALPDPKDRIQTYEL